One part of the Marichromatium purpuratum 984 genome encodes these proteins:
- a CDS encoding heme lyase CcmF/NrfE family subunit produces the protein MVPELGHFALILALAITLVQAVLPLAGSFTGNRTWMAMARPLAWGQLTFIGIAFGCLLLAFLTDDFSVIYVASNSNTLMPLVYKISAIWGAHEGSLLLWALMLALWGAAVAAYSNNLPLPMVARVLAVMGMVAIGFLLFMLLTSNPFERIYPAPLEGRDLNPLLQDPGLAIHPPMLYMGYVGFSVAFAFAIAALIGGKLDAAWARWSRPWTTVAWVFLTIGIALGSWWAYYELGWGGWWFWDPVENASFMPWLVGTALIHSLAVTEKRAAFKSWTVLLAISAFSLSLLGTFLVRSGVLTSVHAFATDPARGSFILLFLCVVIGGSLALYAWRAADISGGGRFDLLSRESFLLVNNLLFATLTVLVLFGTLAPLIYEAAGWGKISVGFPWFNKMFVALSPLLVLATGVGPNTRWKHDEPARMLRALWLAAALGIGAFLLVSWPGFAARDIGVGLGVGMSLWLVVTHLASLLDRLKHKGGLRALRRDINPSSRSYYGMQLAHLGLAVFIVGVTMVSNDGAETDVRMSPGDVHEASGYRFQFNGVTPIEGPNYTAQRGEFVVYDGEREIAVLHPEKRRYVSGGMPMTEAAIDAGLLRDIYVSLGEPIGNSGDWALRLYYKPYVRWIWLGAILMALGGVLAASDRRYRSVRNRATAPSGAATSAA, from the coding sequence ATGGTTCCTGAACTCGGGCACTTCGCCCTGATCCTCGCCCTCGCGATCACCCTGGTGCAGGCGGTGCTGCCACTGGCCGGCTCCTTCACCGGCAACCGCACCTGGATGGCGATGGCGCGCCCGCTGGCCTGGGGCCAGCTCACCTTCATCGGCATCGCCTTCGGCTGTCTGCTGCTGGCCTTCCTCACCGACGACTTTTCGGTGATCTATGTCGCCAGCAACTCCAACACCCTGATGCCGCTGGTCTACAAGATCTCGGCGATCTGGGGCGCGCACGAGGGCTCGCTGCTACTGTGGGCACTGATGCTCGCGCTCTGGGGGGCTGCGGTGGCCGCCTACAGCAACAACCTGCCGCTGCCGATGGTGGCGCGGGTGCTGGCGGTGATGGGCATGGTGGCGATCGGCTTCTTGCTGTTCATGCTGCTGACCTCCAACCCCTTCGAGCGCATCTATCCCGCACCGCTCGAGGGCCGCGACCTCAACCCGCTGCTCCAGGACCCGGGGCTGGCGATCCATCCGCCGATGCTCTACATGGGCTATGTCGGCTTCTCGGTGGCCTTCGCCTTCGCCATCGCCGCGCTGATCGGCGGCAAGCTCGATGCGGCCTGGGCGCGCTGGTCGCGTCCCTGGACCACCGTCGCCTGGGTGTTTCTCACCATCGGCATCGCGCTCGGCTCCTGGTGGGCCTATTACGAACTCGGCTGGGGCGGCTGGTGGTTCTGGGACCCGGTCGAGAACGCCTCGTTCATGCCCTGGCTGGTCGGTACCGCGCTGATCCACTCGCTGGCGGTCACCGAAAAGCGCGCCGCCTTCAAGAGCTGGACCGTGCTGCTCGCCATCTCGGCCTTCTCGCTGTCGCTGCTCGGCACCTTCCTGGTGCGCTCCGGGGTGCTGACCTCGGTGCACGCCTTCGCCACCGATCCGGCGCGCGGCTCCTTCATCCTGCTGTTCCTCTGCGTGGTGATCGGCGGCTCGCTCGCGCTCTACGCCTGGCGCGCGGCCGACATCTCCGGCGGCGGGCGCTTTGACCTGCTCTCGCGCGAGAGCTTCCTGCTGGTCAACAACCTGCTGTTCGCCACCCTTACCGTGCTGGTGCTGTTCGGCACCCTGGCGCCGCTGATCTACGAGGCCGCCGGCTGGGGCAAGATCTCGGTTGGCTTCCCCTGGTTCAACAAGATGTTCGTCGCGCTCTCGCCGCTGCTGGTGCTGGCCACCGGGGTCGGCCCCAACACCCGCTGGAAACACGATGAGCCGGCCCGCATGCTGCGCGCGCTGTGGCTCGCCGCCGCGCTCGGCATCGGCGCCTTCCTGCTGGTCTCCTGGCCCGGGTTCGCGGCACGCGACATCGGCGTCGGCCTGGGCGTCGGCATGAGCCTGTGGTTGGTGGTGACCCACCTGGCCAGCCTGCTCGACCGGCTCAAGCACAAGGGCGGGCTGCGCGCGCTGCGCCGCGACATCAACCCCAGCAGTCGCAGCTACTACGGCATGCAGCTGGCGCACCTGGGGCTGGCGGTGTTCATCGTCGGCGTCACCATGGTCTCCAACGACGGCGCCGAGACCGACGTGCGGATGTCGCCGGGCGACGTCCACGAGGCCTCCGGCTACCGTTTCCAGTTCAACGGCGTCACCCCGATCGAGGGCCCCAACTACACCGCCCAGCGCGGCGAGTTCGTGGTCTACGACGGCGAGCGCGAGATCGCCGTGCTCCACCCCGAGAAGCGTCGCTATGTCTCCGGCGGTATGCCGATGACCGAGGCGGCGATCGACGCCGGGCTGCTGCGCGACATCTATGTCTCGCTCGGCGAGCCGATCGGCAACAGCGGTGATTGGGCGCTGCGTCTCTACTACAAGCCCTATGTCCGCTGGATCTGGCTGGGCGCCATCCTGATGGCGCTCGGCGGCGTGCTCGCCGCCAGCGACCGGCGCTACCGCAGTGTTCGCAACCGCGCCACGGCACCGTCCGGCGCGGCGACGAGCGCCGCCTGA
- a CDS encoding cytochrome c-type biogenesis protein: protein MKRRHHHPLLAGMALAGALLAGAAQSYTLEEFTFEDPNQFEDFRDLIGELRCLVCQNESLAGSQAGVAQDLREEVYAMMREGQSREEVVDFLVARYGDFVLYDPPIKPSTYILWFGPFVLVGGAGLLLWRAIRRKKAEPEQDLTADERARLQQLIASRDDEQRD, encoded by the coding sequence ATGAAGCGTCGTCACCACCATCCACTGCTCGCCGGGATGGCACTCGCCGGCGCCCTGCTCGCCGGCGCCGCCCAGAGCTACACTCTCGAGGAGTTCACCTTCGAGGACCCGAACCAGTTCGAGGACTTCCGCGACCTGATCGGCGAGCTGCGCTGTCTGGTCTGCCAGAACGAATCGCTCGCCGGCTCCCAGGCCGGGGTCGCCCAGGACCTGCGCGAGGAGGTCTACGCGATGATGCGCGAGGGTCAGAGTCGTGAGGAGGTCGTCGACTTCCTGGTCGCCCGCTACGGCGACTTCGTGCTCTACGATCCGCCGATCAAGCCCTCGACCTATATCCTCTGGTTCGGTCCCTTCGTGCTGGTCGGCGGCGCCGGGCTGCTGCTGTGGCGCGCGATCAGGCGCAAGAAAGCCGAACCCGAACAGGACCTCACCGCGGACGAACGCGCCCGACTCCAGCAACTGATCGCCTCGCGCGACGACGAGCAACGAGACTAG
- a CDS encoding DnaJ family domain-containing protein — MDLIDQIAERHIEQARARGELDDLPGSGKPLPTEDLAMVPEHLRAGYRLLKGAGFIPPEIEALRQIRDTEALIARIEDPQARAEAARRLRLLETRLNEGRGQGLNAITRMQYQEALNRAFSDREGD; from the coding sequence ATGGATCTCATCGATCAAATTGCCGAGCGTCATATCGAACAGGCACGTGCACGGGGAGAACTCGACGATCTGCCCGGCAGCGGCAAACCACTGCCGACAGAAGATCTCGCCATGGTCCCCGAGCACCTGCGCGCCGGCTATCGTCTGCTCAAAGGGGCGGGGTTCATCCCACCGGAGATCGAAGCCCTGCGTCAGATCCGCGACACCGAAGCGCTCATCGCCCGAATCGAGGACCCACAGGCACGCGCCGAGGCGGCCAGACGACTCAGGCTACTCGAAACCCGACTGAACGAGGGACGCGGACAGGGCCTCAACGCAATCACCCGGATGCAGTACCAGGAAGCACTGAATCGAGCATTCTCCGATCGCGAGGGGGATTGA
- the ccmD gene encoding heme exporter protein CcmD: MSDFFAQGGYAFFVWGAYGMTALLLVIEVLQLRARQRTIRARLGRLMRIRDAGANDQ, from the coding sequence ATGAGCGACTTCTTCGCCCAGGGCGGCTACGCCTTCTTCGTCTGGGGGGCCTACGGCATGACCGCCCTCCTGCTGGTGATCGAGGTGCTGCAGTTGCGCGCGCGCCAGCGAACCATTCGCGCCCGGCTCGGTCGATTGATGCGGATTCGTGACGCAGGAGCCAACGATCAATGA
- a CDS encoding phosphate signaling complex PhoU family protein yields the protein MLNRRSLIEDRRDGLRESMIELGERVAGMVVEGLEVLRTRNLPRARSLVAADQDINDARRALEQEALLILAAHHPAGGDLRLVGVSLEMVSELERIADHAADLGRLLLRHPGWNPDSLALASLLSLGENSRRLLDAVLNGYSSGTGNGIASASWMADFAIDRHVLSTNGRIIAALHTNPASASDQVALLWMSHHLERIAERATNIAEQLAYIETGNLEALD from the coding sequence ATGTTGAATCGACGGTCGCTGATCGAGGACAGACGGGATGGCCTGCGCGAGTCCATGATCGAGTTGGGTGAGCGGGTCGCCGGGATGGTGGTCGAGGGACTCGAGGTCTTGCGTACACGGAACTTGCCGCGCGCGCGTTCTCTGGTCGCGGCCGATCAGGACATCAATGACGCGCGTCGCGCGCTTGAGCAGGAGGCATTGTTGATCCTCGCCGCCCATCATCCGGCTGGGGGCGATCTACGGCTGGTTGGTGTGTCGTTGGAGATGGTCTCGGAACTCGAACGTATTGCCGATCATGCCGCCGATCTCGGGCGATTGCTGTTGAGACATCCGGGTTGGAACCCTGATTCTCTGGCGCTCGCCTCTCTCTTGAGCCTGGGCGAGAACAGCAGGCGCTTGCTCGATGCGGTGCTCAATGGTTATTCGAGCGGTACCGGAAACGGCATTGCTTCTGCTTCATGGATGGCGGATTTCGCGATTGATCGTCATGTTTTGTCGACAAATGGCCGCATCATAGCGGCACTGCATACAAATCCGGCGAGTGCGAGTGACCAGGTGGCGCTACTCTGGATGTCGCATCATCTCGAACGTATCGCCGAGCGGGCGACCAACATCGCCGAGCAGCTGGCCTATATCGAGACCGGTAACCTCGAGGCGCTCGATTGA
- the ccmB gene encoding heme exporter protein CcmB — MLRLFWCILSRDLTLALRRGTDVLTSLFFFVIVVSLFPLGIGTEREVLQTLGPGVVWVAALLASMLALERLFAADHVDGTLEQMLLTDQPRALLVLAKITAHWLLTGLPLVLIAPLVGMQYHLTGAAVGVMMLTLLIGTPVLSLLGAIGAALTLGLRGGGILLALLILPLYIPVLVYGAGAIDVAATVSVADTRPYFELLGAFLLVTLVFAPVAAAAALKISLE; from the coding sequence GTGTTGCGACTCTTCTGGTGCATCCTCTCGCGCGACCTCACCCTCGCGCTCAGACGCGGCACGGACGTGCTGACCAGTCTGTTTTTCTTCGTCATCGTGGTGAGCCTCTTCCCGCTCGGCATCGGTACCGAGCGCGAGGTGCTGCAGACGCTCGGCCCGGGCGTGGTCTGGGTGGCGGCGCTGCTGGCCTCGATGCTCGCACTCGAGCGGCTGTTCGCCGCCGATCATGTCGACGGCACCCTCGAGCAGATGCTGCTCACCGATCAGCCGCGCGCGCTGCTGGTGCTGGCCAAGATCACCGCCCACTGGCTGCTCACCGGGCTGCCGCTGGTGCTGATCGCCCCGCTGGTGGGGATGCAGTACCACCTCACCGGCGCCGCCGTCGGGGTGATGATGCTCACCCTGCTGATCGGCACCCCGGTGCTCAGTCTGCTCGGGGCGATCGGCGCGGCGCTGACCCTGGGACTGCGCGGCGGCGGCATCCTGCTGGCGCTGCTGATCCTGCCGCTCTACATCCCGGTGCTGGTCTACGGCGCCGGGGCGATCGACGTCGCCGCCACGGTCTCGGTCGCCGACACCCGCCCCTACTTCGAGCTGCTCGGCGCCTTCCTGCTGGTGACACTGGTCTTCGCCCCGGTGGCCGCCGCCGCCGCACTCAAGATCTCACTCGAATAA
- the rlmKL gene encoding bifunctional 23S rRNA (guanine(2069)-N(7))-methyltransferase RlmK/23S rRNA (guanine(2445)-N(2))-methyltransferase RlmL, which yields MSRHTFFASAPKYMGDLLADELRGLGLADATETRGGARFSGDLEAAYRACLWSRVANRILLPLAEFAAEDADALYAGVTELPWEEHFSPAQSIAVQFDGTLNATPNRHYATLRVKDAIVDRFSARCGQRPDVDTEWPDIGIHVYAQRDQVTVSLDLSGGSLHRRGYRRQGSAAPLKENLAAALLLRAGWPELAAEGAALLDPMCGSGTLVIEGALIAADIAPGLLREHFGFLGWSAHQPEVWAALCEEARARAETGRERVGTLRGYDCNPNAIRVAIDDLALAGLTGLAHFERRELSDCQPVHAEDRGLVIVNPPYGERLGGDDDLEALYARLGSVLRERFLGWRAAVFTGSPELGHQLGLRAHRTHTLYNGQIECRLLHFQVEAERFATNRPRPLPPESLGPGAEMFANRLRKNLKALRKWCKREAVDCYRLYDADLPEYAFAIDLYGGPDGRWVNVQEYAPPASVDQKRARLRAREAMTMIPEVLEIPAGQVHFKVRRQQKGASQYERIAETRRFHEVAEGGHRFLVNFEDYLDTGLFLDHRDTRALVGRLAAGARFLNLFAYTASATVYAARGGARSTTTVDMSRTYLDWAERNLVLNDIGGHDHTLVQADCLQWIERHAGRREFDLIFLDPPSFSSSKRMQGTFDVQRDHVDLIAATMRLLAPTGTLIFSNNRRGFRMDHAALPWLEITDLTAQTLPHDFARNPRIHNCWQIRRRDPARGGDVE from the coding sequence ATGTCGCGTCACACCTTCTTCGCCTCGGCCCCGAAATACATGGGCGATCTGCTCGCCGACGAACTGCGCGGGCTGGGGCTCGCCGACGCCACCGAGACCCGAGGCGGCGCGCGCTTCTCGGGCGACCTGGAGGCGGCCTACCGCGCCTGTCTGTGGTCGCGCGTGGCCAACCGCATCCTGCTGCCGCTGGCCGAGTTCGCCGCCGAGGACGCCGACGCGCTCTATGCCGGGGTCACCGAGCTGCCCTGGGAGGAGCACTTCTCGCCGGCGCAGAGCATCGCGGTGCAGTTCGACGGCACGCTGAACGCAACCCCGAACCGCCACTACGCCACCCTGCGCGTCAAGGACGCCATCGTCGACCGCTTCTCGGCGCGCTGCGGACAGCGCCCGGACGTCGACACCGAATGGCCGGACATCGGCATCCACGTCTACGCCCAACGCGATCAGGTCACCGTCAGCCTCGATCTCTCCGGCGGCTCGCTGCACCGGCGCGGCTATCGCCGTCAGGGCTCGGCCGCGCCGCTCAAGGAGAACCTCGCCGCGGCGCTGCTGCTGCGCGCCGGCTGGCCCGAGCTGGCCGCCGAGGGCGCGGCACTGCTCGACCCGATGTGCGGCTCGGGCACCCTGGTGATCGAGGGCGCGCTGATCGCCGCCGACATCGCCCCGGGGCTGCTGCGCGAACACTTCGGTTTCCTCGGCTGGTCGGCGCACCAGCCCGAGGTGTGGGCGGCGCTGTGCGAGGAGGCGCGCGCACGCGCCGAGACCGGGCGCGAACGGGTCGGCACCCTGCGCGGCTACGACTGCAACCCCAACGCCATCCGCGTGGCGATCGACGACCTGGCGCTCGCCGGGCTCACCGGCCTGGCGCACTTCGAGCGGCGCGAGCTGAGCGACTGCCAGCCGGTGCATGCCGAGGATCGCGGTCTGGTGATCGTCAACCCGCCCTATGGCGAGCGTCTCGGCGGCGACGACGACCTCGAGGCGCTCTACGCACGACTCGGCTCGGTGCTGCGCGAGCGCTTCCTCGGCTGGCGGGCTGCGGTGTTCACCGGCTCGCCCGAACTCGGCCATCAGCTCGGGCTGCGCGCGCACCGCACCCACACCCTCTACAACGGCCAGATCGAGTGCCGCCTGCTGCACTTCCAGGTCGAGGCCGAGCGCTTCGCCACCAACCGTCCGCGCCCGCTGCCGCCGGAGTCGCTCGGCCCCGGCGCCGAGATGTTCGCCAACCGACTGCGCAAGAACCTCAAGGCGCTGCGCAAATGGTGCAAGCGCGAGGCGGTGGACTGCTACCGTCTCTATGACGCCGACCTGCCCGAGTACGCCTTCGCCATCGACCTCTACGGCGGCCCCGACGGACGCTGGGTCAACGTCCAGGAATACGCCCCGCCAGCGAGCGTCGATCAGAAGCGCGCGCGACTGCGCGCCCGCGAGGCGATGACGATGATCCCCGAGGTGCTCGAGATCCCCGCCGGTCAGGTCCATTTCAAGGTCCGTCGTCAGCAGAAGGGCGCCAGCCAGTACGAGCGCATCGCCGAGACCCGTCGCTTCCATGAGGTCGCCGAGGGCGGGCACCGCTTCCTGGTCAACTTCGAGGACTATCTCGACACCGGTCTGTTCCTCGACCATCGCGACACCCGCGCCCTGGTCGGGCGACTGGCCGCGGGCGCACGCTTCCTCAACCTCTTTGCCTATACCGCCAGCGCCACCGTCTATGCCGCGCGCGGCGGCGCGCGCTCCACCACCACGGTGGACATGTCGCGCACCTATCTCGACTGGGCCGAGCGCAACCTGGTGCTCAACGACATCGGCGGGCACGACCACACCCTGGTCCAGGCCGACTGTCTGCAGTGGATCGAACGTCACGCCGGACGACGCGAATTCGACCTGATCTTCCTCGATCCGCCGAGCTTCTCCAGCTCCAAGCGAATGCAGGGCACCTTCGACGTGCAGCGCGATCATGTCGACCTGATCGCAGCCACGATGCGCCTGCTCGCCCCTACGGGCACGCTGATCTTCTCCAACAACCGCCGCGGCTTCCGCATGGACCACGCCGCCCTGCCCTGGCTCGAGATCACCGACCTCACCGCGCAGACGCTGCCGCACGACTTCGCGCGCAACCCGCGCATCCACAACTGCTGGCAGATCCGCCGCCGCGACCCGGCGCGAGGCGGCGATGTTGAGTAA
- the ccmE gene encoding cytochrome c maturation protein CcmE, with translation MKPRQKRLLFVALAIVGVGTAATLALTALNSNISYFFSPTQVLANEAPQDRVFRLGGLVTEGSIARQDDGLTVHFDVTDNAETVTVAYTGILPDLFSEGQGVVTKGRLGPDGVFYADEVLAKHDESYMPPEVESTLQTAQAEGASDTAETAGVSN, from the coding sequence ATGAAACCCCGACAGAAACGCCTGCTGTTCGTCGCCCTGGCCATCGTCGGTGTCGGCACCGCCGCCACCCTGGCGCTGACCGCGCTCAACAGCAACATCTCCTACTTTTTCAGCCCGACCCAGGTGCTGGCCAACGAGGCCCCCCAGGATCGCGTCTTCCGCCTCGGTGGACTGGTCACCGAGGGCAGCATCGCGCGCCAGGACGACGGGCTGACGGTGCACTTCGATGTCACCGACAACGCCGAGACCGTCACCGTGGCCTATACCGGTATCCTTCCCGACCTGTTCAGCGAGGGTCAAGGCGTGGTCACCAAGGGACGGCTCGGCCCCGACGGCGTGTTCTACGCCGACGAGGTCCTCGCCAAGCACGATGAAAGCTACATGCCCCCCGAGGTCGAGAGCACCCTGCAGACGGCCCAGGCCGAGGGGGCATCGGACACCGCGGAGACGGCCGGAGTATCCAACTGA
- a CDS encoding YajD family HNH nuclease: MPTDPPRHGRTGKPINTEKLDRVVAAARKASDDRAAGYREQALKLYPWVCGRCARTFTRENLHELTVHHKDMDHDNNPPDGSNWELLCLYCHDNEHQKYEEHLAAKAGGRTRTREDGQKETTHNPFAGLGALLNKGD, translated from the coding sequence ATGCCAACCGATCCCCCACGTCACGGGCGCACCGGCAAGCCGATCAATACCGAGAAGCTCGACCGCGTGGTCGCCGCCGCGCGCAAGGCCAGCGACGACCGCGCGGCGGGCTACCGCGAACAAGCGCTCAAGCTCTATCCCTGGGTCTGCGGCCGCTGCGCCCGCACCTTCACCCGCGAGAACCTGCACGAGCTCACCGTCCACCACAAGGACATGGACCACGACAACAACCCACCGGACGGCAGCAACTGGGAGTTGCTGTGCCTGTACTGTCACGACAACGAGCACCAGAAGTACGAGGAGCACCTCGCGGCCAAGGCCGGGGGGCGCACCCGCACCCGCGAGGACGGTCAGAAGGAGACCACCCACAACCCCTTCGCCGGTCTCGGCGCCCTGCTCAACAAGGGCGATTGA
- the ccmA gene encoding cytochrome c biogenesis heme-transporting ATPase CcmA: protein MLEVVQLECRRGDRLLFSALDVEVGGGTLLHVRGRNGSGKTTLLRALCGLFTPERGEIRWRATPIAELGDEYHRDLLYFGHLNGIKGDLTGVENLRVTTTLDGERFDEQALWAALARIGLRGFEDLPTRMLSQGQKKRVALARLVLSRAPLWVLDEPFTALDTAAVALLETLIAEHVAGGGIVVLTTHQDVPLTSGQVARLDLGS from the coding sequence ATGCTTGAGGTAGTGCAGCTCGAATGCCGACGCGGTGATCGGCTGCTCTTCAGCGCGCTGGACGTCGAGGTGGGGGGCGGCACCCTGCTGCACGTGCGCGGTCGCAACGGCAGCGGCAAGACCACCCTGCTGCGCGCCCTCTGCGGCCTGTTCACCCCGGAACGCGGCGAGATCCGCTGGCGCGCCACCCCGATCGCCGAACTCGGTGACGAATACCACCGCGACCTCCTCTACTTCGGGCACCTCAACGGCATCAAGGGTGACCTGACCGGGGTCGAGAACCTGCGCGTCACCACCACCCTCGACGGCGAGCGCTTCGACGAGCAGGCGCTGTGGGCGGCGCTCGCGCGCATCGGTCTGCGGGGCTTCGAGGACCTGCCGACGCGGATGCTCTCACAGGGGCAGAAGAAGCGCGTGGCGCTGGCGCGACTGGTGCTCAGCCGCGCGCCGCTGTGGGTGCTCGACGAGCCCTTCACCGCGCTCGACACCGCCGCCGTGGCGCTGCTCGAGACGCTGATCGCCGAGCATGTCGCCGGCGGCGGCATCGTCGTGCTCACCACCCATCAGGACGTGCCCCTGACCTCGGGGCAGGTCGCGCGACTCGACCTCGGGAGCTGA
- a CDS encoding DsbE family thiol:disulfide interchange protein — translation MKGSKTRALIPLGIFLVLAALLFYGLQLDPRKVPSPLVGKPAPEFDLPSLKDPQQRLDRELLLGEVSLVNVWASWCPSCRQEHAELLRIAREHGVRVIGFNWKDDRASALLMLRQYGNPYTVSLYDPNNEAGIDWGVYGAPETFVVDPEGIIRHKEIGPITPEVWEEKVRPIVEQYRARNS, via the coding sequence ATGAAAGGTTCAAAAACCCGCGCACTGATCCCGCTGGGGATCTTCCTGGTCCTCGCCGCACTGCTCTTCTACGGGCTGCAACTCGACCCGCGCAAGGTCCCCTCGCCACTGGTGGGCAAGCCCGCGCCCGAGTTCGACCTGCCCTCGCTGAAGGACCCGCAGCAGCGACTCGATCGCGAGTTGCTGCTCGGCGAGGTCTCGCTGGTCAACGTCTGGGCCTCGTGGTGTCCGTCCTGCCGACAGGAGCACGCCGAGCTGCTGCGTATCGCCCGCGAGCACGGCGTCCGCGTGATCGGCTTCAACTGGAAGGACGACCGCGCCAGCGCGCTGCTGATGCTGCGCCAGTACGGCAACCCCTATACCGTCTCGCTCTATGACCCGAACAACGAGGCCGGCATCGACTGGGGCGTCTACGGCGCCCCGGAGACCTTCGTGGTCGACCCCGAGGGCATCATCCGTCACAAGGAGATCGGTCCCATCACCCCCGAGGTGTGGGAGGAGAAGGTCCGTCCGATCGTCGAGCAGTATCGCGCGAGGAACTCATGA
- the ccsA gene encoding cytochrome c biogenesis protein CcsA, with amino-acid sequence MALNWFKFASPASFYPIAGRLVPAFWIITLILLGLGLYWGFFETADRLGGSNAQKEYYRIIFIHVPAAWMSMWLYVVMVGWAAIGLVFNTRLSFMMANAVAPTGAIFTFLALWTGAFWGRPSWGTYWDWDPRLTSELVLFFLYIGYIALHSAIDDVRRADRAAALLAIVGLIMVPVIFWSINCPDPNQCAALHQRSDLTQIDGNILFAMLAMTFGFWTYSFATSFMRLRGIILQRESDSAWVRDLLDTGDKA; translated from the coding sequence ATGGCACTGAACTGGTTCAAATTCGCCTCGCCCGCCTCCTTCTACCCGATCGCCGGCAGGCTGGTCCCGGCCTTCTGGATCATCACCCTGATCCTGCTCGGGCTCGGGCTCTACTGGGGCTTCTTCGAGACCGCCGACCGACTCGGCGGCAGCAATGCTCAGAAGGAGTACTACCGCATCATCTTCATTCACGTGCCGGCGGCCTGGATGTCGATGTGGCTCTACGTGGTGATGGTCGGCTGGGCGGCGATCGGACTGGTGTTCAACACCCGGCTGTCGTTCATGATGGCCAATGCCGTCGCCCCCACCGGCGCGATCTTCACCTTTCTTGCACTGTGGACCGGGGCTTTCTGGGGACGCCCGAGCTGGGGCACCTACTGGGACTGGGACCCGCGTCTGACCTCCGAGCTGGTGCTGTTCTTCCTCTATATCGGCTATATCGCGCTGCACTCGGCGATCGACGACGTACGCCGCGCCGATCGCGCCGCGGCGCTGCTGGCGATCGTCGGGCTGATCATGGTCCCGGTGATCTTCTGGTCGATCAACTGCCCCGATCCCAACCAGTGCGCCGCGCTGCACCAGCGCTCCGACCTCACTCAGATCGACGGCAACATCCTCTTCGCGATGCTGGCGATGACCTTCGGATTCTGGACCTATTCCTTCGCCACCAGCTTCATGCGACTGCGCGGCATCATCCTGCAGCGTGAGTCCGACAGCGCCTGGGTGCGCGACCTGCTCGACACGGGGGACAAGGCATGA